In Corythoichthys intestinalis isolate RoL2023-P3 chromosome 4, ASM3026506v1, whole genome shotgun sequence, a genomic segment contains:
- the gnl1 gene encoding guanine nucleotide-binding protein-like 1 — protein sequence MPRKKPFSNKQKKKQLQVKRERKRGDTGSGPSSRNASVERGGERQSDTSDSETTDIRRINQQPTGRDGRHDPNRFRLHFEKESKEEVEKRKKMAREKVLLPVSDKQLEIGIEDIYPPERGLGFPRRPPWNYEMSRADLLRKEEKSYKEYLDDMHSRNPPGSLSHFEHNLETWRQLWRVLEMSDIVLLIVDIRHPVLQFPPEVYRYITVELKKHVVLVLNKVDLCPPPLVIAWKHYMTSQFPQVHIVCFTSHRGQAYSTVLQKKRMRRKADWSHAGGPTEILKACQEITAGQVDLSSWEQKIQANAVAEQQDEEGPDEEAESVLVEHQSDSALEMTNPTQELYKDGVLTLGCIGFPNVGKSSVINSLVGRKVVSVSRTPGHTKYFQTYYLTPTVKLCDCPGLVFPSCVDKQLQILAGIYPVSQLQEPYSSVGYLCERTPFLSVLKLKHPNLEELNTQLGDQVSTELPWTAWDVCEAWAERRGYKTAKAARNDVYRAANSLLRLATDGRLCLCLRPRGYSCLRDHWESHTDIPDILALQGRTSEDDSAGKRDDEEDGESSTEPEEERDRDADDDDDGDEDESFRRSERTTSGLAVNMFNVLRENECE from the exons ATGCCCCGGAAAAAGCCATTCAGCAACAAGCAGAAGAAGAAACAGCTTCAAGTCAAACGGGAGAGAAAGAGAG GTGACACAGGCTCAGGGCCGAGTAGCCGCAATGCCAGTGTGGAGCGAGGGGGAGAACGCCAGTCAGACACGTCAGACAGCGAGACCACCGACATCAGGAGGATAAACCAGCAACCCACCGGCCGAGATGGCAGACATGACCCTAATAG GTTTCGTCTACACTTTGAAAAGGAGAGCAAAGAGGAAGTGGAGAAGCGAAAGAAGATGGCCAGGGAGAAGGTCCTGCTGCCCGTTTCGGATAAGCAATTGGAGATAGGCATTGAGGATATCTATCCACCTGAAAGAG GCCTGGGTTTCCCACGACGGCCGCCCTGGAATTACGAAATGAGCCGAGCGGACTTGTTGCGAAAAGAAGAGAAGTCGTACAAAGAGTACCTAGATGACATGCATTCAAGAAACCCGCCTGGTTCCCTCAGCCATTTTGAGCACAATTTGGAG ACATGGAGGCAGCTGTGGCGAGTGTTAGAAATGTCAGATATCGTCCTGCTCATTGTGGACATCAGGCACCCG GTGCTGCAATTTCCCCCTGAGGTTTACCGTTACATCACCGTCGAGCTCAAGAAGCACGTGGTGTTGGTACTGAACAAAGTGGACTTGTGTCCACCCCCACTGGTGATCGCCTGGAAACACTACATGACCTCACAGTTCCCGCAGGTGCACATCGTCTGCTTCACTTCCCACCGAGGACAGGCTTACAGCACGG TGCTGCAGAAAAAACGCATGCGAAGGAAGGCTGACTGGAGTCACGCTGGAGGCCCCACAGAGATCCTGAAGGCTTGTCAAGAGATCACAGCAGGACAAG TCGATCTCTCCAGCTGGGAGCAGAAAATCCAGGCGAATGCCGTCGCCGAGCAACAGGATGAGGAGGGGCCGGATGAGGAGGCAGAGTCTGTGCTGGTGGAGCATCAAAGCGATAGCGCCCTGGAGATGACCAACCCAACGCAGGAGCTATACAAGGATGGCGTTCTTACTCTAGGTTGCATTG GCTTCCCAAATGTGGGCAAGTCATCCGTTATCAATAGCCTGGTTGGCAGGAAGGTGGTGAGTGTGTCCCGGACGCCGGGCCACACCAAATACTTCCAGACTTACTACCTCACCCCCACTGTCAAACTCTGCGACTGCCCGGGACTCGTCTTCCCTTCATGTGTGGACAAACAGCTCCAG attcTAGCCGGTATTTACCCAGTGTCGCAGCTGCAAGAACCCTACAGCTCTGTGGGTTATCTATGCGAGAGGACCCCCTTTCTCTCGGTGTTGAAGCTCAAACATCCTAATTTAGAAGAACTCAACACCCAGCTGGGAGACCAGGTTTCAACGGAGCTCCCGTGGACCGCCTGGGATGTTTGCGAGG CGTGGGCCGAGAGGAGAGGCTACAAGACTGCGAAGGCGGCTCGTAACGATGTATACCGGGCAGCAAACAGCCTACTGAGATTAGCCACCGACGGCCGCCTCTGCCTCTGCCTCAGACCACGTGGCTACAGCTGCTTGAGAG ATCATTGGGAAAGTCACACAGATATCCCAGATATTCTAGCCCTCCAAGGACGGACGTCAGAAGACGACAGCGCAGGAAAGCGAGACGACGAAGAGGATGGCGAATCTAGCACCGAGCCCGAGGAAGAGCGAGACCGCGACGCGGACGATGACGACGACGGCGATGAAGATGAAAGCTTCAGACGGAGCGAGCGCACGACGTCCGGCTTGGCCGTCAACATGTTTAATGTTCTCCGGGAGAATGAATGTGAGTGA